A single region of the Streptomyces caelestis genome encodes:
- a CDS encoding glycoside hydrolase family 9 protein produces MKRRRTALLSLTALLATALTALPSAPAGAEETEQVRNGTFDTTTDPWWATSNVTAGLSDGRLCADVPGGTTNRWDAAVGQNDITLVKGESYRFSFSATGTPAGHVVRAIVGLSVSPYDTYHEVSPQLSVSGDTYSYTFTAPVDTAQAQVGFQLGGSADPWRFCLDDVSLLGGVAPEPYEPDTGPRVRVNQVAYLPAGPKNATLVTDATAKLPWELRTSGGRVVARGTTVPRGVDASSGQNVHSIDFGAYRTKGTGLTLVADGETSRPFDIGASAYERLRVDSAKYYYTQRSGIAIREDLRPGYGRPAGHVGVAPNKGDTAVPCQPGVCDYTLDVSGGWYDAGDHGKYVVNGGISIWEVLSTHERALHARTGDAGKLGDGTLAIPESGNKVPDILDEARWELEFLLKMQVPDGKPLAGMAHHKMHDEQWTGLPLLPSEDPQKRELHPPSTAATLNLAATAAQAARLYRPYDKAFADRALAAARKAWSAALAHPDRYASESDGIGGGAYADSDVTDDFYWAAAELYLSTGEKRFQDHILKSPVHTADIFSPVGFDWARTGAAGRLDLATVPNRLPGRDKVRQSVVKGADRYLATLKAHPYGMPYAPDGNKYDWGSSHQILNNAVVLATAYDLTGASKYRDGALQSMDYILGRNALNISYVTGYGEVSAQNQHSRWYARQLDPNQPNPPKGTLAGGPNSSIQDPYAQSKLQGCVGQFCYIDDIQSWSTNEHTINWNAALTRMAAFVADQG; encoded by the coding sequence GTGAAACGACGCAGAACCGCCCTGTTGTCCCTGACGGCCCTCCTGGCGACCGCGCTCACGGCGCTGCCCTCCGCACCGGCCGGGGCCGAAGAGACCGAGCAGGTCAGGAACGGCACCTTCGACACCACCACCGACCCTTGGTGGGCGACCAGCAACGTCACCGCGGGCCTGTCCGACGGCCGGCTCTGCGCCGACGTCCCCGGCGGCACCACCAACCGCTGGGACGCCGCCGTCGGGCAGAACGACATCACCCTGGTGAAGGGGGAGTCGTACCGCTTCTCCTTCAGCGCGACCGGCACGCCGGCGGGACACGTCGTGCGGGCCATCGTCGGCCTGTCGGTGTCGCCGTACGACACCTACCACGAGGTGTCGCCGCAGCTCAGCGTCTCCGGCGACACCTACTCCTACACCTTCACCGCGCCCGTGGACACCGCCCAGGCCCAGGTCGGCTTCCAGCTCGGCGGCAGCGCGGATCCCTGGCGCTTCTGCCTGGACGACGTCTCGCTGCTCGGCGGAGTGGCGCCGGAGCCGTACGAGCCCGACACCGGGCCCCGGGTCCGCGTCAACCAGGTCGCCTATCTGCCCGCCGGGCCGAAGAACGCCACCCTGGTCACCGACGCCACGGCGAAACTGCCCTGGGAGCTGAGGACCTCCGGCGGGAGGGTGGTCGCCCGGGGTACGACCGTGCCGCGCGGCGTCGACGCCTCCTCCGGGCAGAACGTCCACTCGATCGACTTCGGCGCGTACCGCACGAAGGGCACGGGCCTCACGCTGGTCGCCGACGGCGAGACCAGCCGCCCCTTCGACATCGGCGCGAGCGCCTACGAGCGGCTCCGGGTGGACTCGGCGAAGTACTACTACACCCAGCGCAGCGGCATCGCGATACGCGAGGACCTGCGGCCCGGCTACGGCCGCCCCGCCGGGCACGTGGGCGTGGCCCCCAACAAGGGCGACACGGCCGTGCCGTGCCAGCCCGGCGTCTGCGACTACACCCTGGACGTCAGCGGCGGCTGGTACGACGCCGGCGACCACGGCAAGTACGTCGTCAACGGCGGCATCTCCATCTGGGAGGTGCTGAGCACCCACGAGCGCGCGCTGCACGCCCGCACCGGCGACGCCGGCAAGCTCGGCGACGGCACGCTCGCCATCCCCGAGAGCGGCAACAAGGTCCCCGACATCCTCGACGAGGCCCGCTGGGAGCTGGAGTTCCTGCTGAAGATGCAGGTGCCCGACGGCAAGCCGCTGGCCGGCATGGCCCACCACAAGATGCACGACGAGCAGTGGACCGGCCTGCCGCTGCTGCCCAGTGAGGACCCGCAGAAGCGCGAACTGCACCCGCCGTCCACCGCGGCCACCCTCAACCTCGCGGCCACGGCGGCGCAGGCGGCCCGCCTCTACCGGCCCTACGACAAGGCGTTCGCCGACCGGGCGCTGGCGGCCGCCCGCAAGGCCTGGTCGGCGGCGCTCGCGCACCCCGACCGCTACGCCTCCGAGAGCGACGGCATCGGCGGCGGCGCCTACGCCGACAGCGACGTCACCGACGACTTCTACTGGGCTGCGGCCGAGCTGTACCTCAGCACGGGCGAGAAGCGGTTCCAGGACCACATCCTGAAGTCCCCGGTCCACACGGCCGACATCTTCAGCCCGGTCGGCTTCGACTGGGCCCGCACGGGCGCGGCGGGCCGTCTCGATCTCGCCACGGTGCCGAACAGGCTGCCGGGACGCGACAAGGTCCGCCAGTCCGTCGTCAAGGGCGCCGACCGCTACCTGGCCACCCTGAAGGCTCATCCCTACGGCATGCCGTACGCGCCGGACGGCAACAAGTACGACTGGGGCTCCAGCCACCAGATCCTCAACAACGCCGTCGTCCTCGCCACCGCGTACGACCTCACCGGCGCCTCGAAGTACCGGGACGGCGCGCTCCAGAGCATGGACTACATCCTGGGCCGCAACGCCCTGAACATCTCCTACGTCACCGGCTACGGCGAGGTCAGCGCCCAGAACCAGCACAGCCGCTGGTACGCCCGCCAGCTCGACCCGAACCAGCCGAACCCGCCGAAGGGCACCCTCGCGGGCGGACCGAACTCGAGCATCCAGGACCCCTACGCACAGAGCAAACTCCAGGGCTGCGTCGGCCAGTTCTGCTACATCGACGACATCCAGTCCTGGTCGACCAACGAGCACACGATCAACTGGAACGCCGCCCTGACCCGCATGGCCGCCTTCGTGGCGGACCAGGGATAG
- a CDS encoding glycoside hydrolase family 2 TIM barrel-domain containing protein produces the protein MSVTRRSVLLASAAAPAAGTLLGAPEVWAAEEARGASGRRTVALRDGWRFALVNPGGITDPTGAYADAHLPGHDDSGWREIAVPHDWSIEQTPTTEHGTTSGTGFLPGGLGWYRLAFTLPPALAGKRISVEFDGVYMDSHVYCNGKEAGRHPYGYTGFALDLTGLVHTDGTTENVLAVKVQNRLPSSRWYSGSGIYREARLVITEPVHVARWGTRVTTPEISAERAVVRVDTSVVNASGAGADVEVVSRIVDPKGRTVARTSSTAAVTDEKTETHELTVRRPRLWDIAAPHRYTLLTELRVGGRTTDTYRTPFGFRTFRFDPDEGFFLNGTHHKLKGVDLHHDLGALGAAVSIDAIRRQMEIMRSMGVNALRTSHNPPAPEVIRVCEELGIVMLVEAFDCWRTGKNRYDYGRFFDEWCDKDATEMVLAARNSPAVLMWSIGNEVPDSTSTAGLAMADRIIAAIRAADDTRPLVIGSDKYRRLPAKGSAADLMLAKLDGLGLNYNTAKSVDQLHAAYPHLFLFESESSSETSTRGEYQEPEHLNTGENYTPGRRGTSSYDNNLASWTMSGEYGHKKDRDRKWFTGQFLWSGIDYIGEPTPYDVFPVKASFFGAVDTAGFPKDMYYLFQSQWTEKPMVHLLPMTWNHAEGDTVEVWAYSNVGTVELFLNGKSLGVRRFDTKKTVDGRTYLETTEATGDDKTFTDGPYPGSYTSPNGSAGKLHLTWKVPYAPGELKAVARRDGKVVATDVLRTAGAPHAIRLTPDRESLAADGRSLVFVTAEVVDRRGVVVPDAEHLLSFEVANGSLAGLDNGRQESAERYQASTRTAFHGKALAIVRSGTKAGTVKVTARADGLRTGTATVRATRAGDRAETAPAAFRPDHPAPVDYPHADASYSGRPDTLPAAMLDADPATGWSNGFYKQATALLPAFDGARTEDWVTVDHGRTRGFDRVDVSFTVDATHSLPAAIEVAVWDGRAWRAVEDTAVDWATASDTPTVITFKAVRGSRIRLTMTSRHPDEARGALRISRLETPAA, from the coding sequence ATGTCGGTCACGCGCAGATCGGTCCTGCTCGCCTCCGCCGCCGCGCCCGCGGCCGGAACACTGCTGGGCGCCCCGGAGGTGTGGGCGGCCGAGGAGGCGCGCGGCGCGTCCGGCCGCCGCACCGTCGCCCTGCGCGACGGCTGGCGTTTCGCGCTGGTCAACCCGGGCGGCATCACCGACCCGACCGGCGCCTACGCCGACGCCCACCTTCCCGGACACGACGACTCCGGATGGCGCGAGATCGCCGTCCCGCACGACTGGAGCATCGAGCAGACCCCCACCACCGAGCACGGCACCACCAGCGGCACCGGCTTCCTCCCCGGCGGCCTCGGCTGGTACCGCCTCGCCTTCACGCTGCCGCCCGCCCTCGCGGGCAAGCGGATCTCGGTGGAGTTCGACGGCGTCTACATGGACTCCCACGTCTACTGCAACGGCAAGGAGGCCGGCCGCCACCCCTACGGCTACACCGGCTTCGCCCTCGACCTCACCGGCCTGGTGCACACCGACGGCACCACCGAGAACGTGCTGGCGGTCAAGGTCCAGAACCGGCTCCCCAGCAGCCGCTGGTACTCGGGCAGCGGTATCTACCGCGAGGCCCGCCTGGTGATCACCGAGCCGGTGCACGTGGCCCGCTGGGGCACCCGCGTCACCACCCCCGAGATCTCCGCCGAACGGGCCGTCGTACGGGTCGACACGTCGGTGGTCAACGCGTCGGGCGCGGGCGCCGACGTCGAGGTCGTCTCCCGGATCGTCGATCCGAAGGGCCGGACGGTTGCCCGTACCTCCTCCACGGCCGCCGTCACCGACGAGAAGACCGAGACCCACGAGCTCACGGTCCGGCGCCCCCGGCTCTGGGACATCGCGGCCCCGCACCGCTACACCCTGCTCACCGAACTGCGCGTCGGCGGCAGGACCACCGACACCTACCGCACGCCGTTCGGGTTCCGCACCTTCCGCTTCGACCCGGACGAGGGCTTCTTCCTCAACGGCACCCACCACAAGCTCAAGGGCGTCGACCTCCACCACGACCTCGGCGCGCTCGGCGCCGCGGTCAGCATCGACGCGATCCGTCGCCAGATGGAGATCATGCGGTCCATGGGCGTCAACGCCCTGCGCACCTCCCACAACCCGCCCGCGCCCGAGGTGATCCGGGTCTGCGAGGAGCTGGGCATCGTCATGCTGGTGGAGGCGTTCGACTGCTGGCGCACCGGCAAGAACCGGTACGACTACGGCCGGTTCTTCGACGAGTGGTGCGACAAGGACGCGACCGAGATGGTGCTGGCGGCCCGCAACTCGCCCGCCGTGCTGATGTGGTCCATCGGCAACGAGGTCCCCGACTCCACCTCCACCGCCGGCCTCGCCATGGCCGACCGGATCATCGCCGCGATCAGGGCCGCCGACGACACCCGCCCGCTGGTCATCGGCTCCGACAAGTACCGCCGCCTCCCCGCCAAGGGCTCCGCGGCCGACCTGATGCTGGCCAAGCTGGACGGCCTCGGCCTCAACTACAACACCGCCAAGTCGGTGGACCAGCTGCACGCGGCCTACCCGCACCTCTTCCTCTTCGAGTCCGAGTCCTCCTCGGAGACCTCCACCCGGGGCGAGTACCAGGAGCCCGAGCACCTCAACACCGGCGAGAACTACACGCCGGGAAGGCGCGGGACCTCCTCCTACGACAACAACCTCGCCTCCTGGACCATGAGCGGCGAGTACGGCCACAAGAAGGACCGGGACCGCAAGTGGTTCACCGGGCAGTTCCTGTGGTCGGGCATCGACTACATCGGCGAGCCCACGCCCTACGACGTCTTCCCGGTCAAGGCGTCCTTCTTCGGCGCGGTCGACACGGCGGGCTTCCCCAAGGACATGTACTACCTGTTCCAGAGCCAGTGGACCGAGAAGCCGATGGTCCACCTGCTGCCGATGACCTGGAACCATGCCGAGGGCGACACGGTCGAGGTGTGGGCGTACTCGAACGTCGGCACCGTCGAGCTGTTCCTCAACGGAAAGTCCCTGGGCGTACGGCGGTTCGACACCAAGAAGACCGTCGACGGCCGCACGTACCTGGAGACGACCGAGGCGACCGGCGACGACAAGACCTTCACCGACGGCCCCTACCCCGGCAGCTACACCAGCCCCAACGGCAGCGCCGGCAAGCTCCACCTGACCTGGAAGGTGCCTTACGCGCCGGGCGAGCTGAAGGCGGTCGCGCGGCGGGACGGCAAGGTGGTCGCCACCGACGTGCTGCGCACCGCCGGCGCCCCGCACGCGATACGCCTGACGCCGGACCGCGAGTCCCTCGCCGCCGACGGGCGTTCGCTGGTCTTCGTGACCGCCGAGGTGGTCGACCGGCGCGGTGTGGTGGTGCCCGACGCGGAGCACCTGCTCTCCTTCGAGGTGGCGAACGGCTCCCTCGCCGGGCTCGACAACGGCCGCCAGGAGAGCGCCGAGCGCTACCAGGCGAGCACCCGCACCGCCTTCCACGGCAAGGCCCTCGCCATCGTCCGCTCCGGCACGAAGGCGGGCACGGTGAAGGTGACCGCCCGCGCCGACGGACTGCGCACCGGCACGGCGACCGTACGCGCCACCCGGGCGGGGGACCGGGCCGAGACCGCCCCGGCCGCTTTCCGGCCGGATCATCCCGCGCCCGTCGACTACCCGCACGCGGACGCCAGTTACTCCGGCCGCCCGGACACCCTGCCCGCCGCCATGCTCGACGCAGACCCGGCCACCGGCTGGTCCAACGGCTTCTACAAGCAGGCCACGGCCCTGCTGCCCGCCTTCGACGGGGCGCGCACCGAGGACTGGGTCACGGTCGACCACGGACGCACCCGCGGCTTCGACCGGGTGGACGTCTCCTTCACCGTCGACGCCACGCACAGCCTGCCCGCGGCGATCGAGGTGGCGGTGTGGGACGGCCGTGCGTGGCGGGCCGTGGAGGACACGGCGGTCGACTGGGCCACCGCCTCCGACACCCCGACCGTGATCACCTTCAAGGCCGTCCGCGGCTCCCGGATCCGGCTCACGATGACGAGCCGCCACCCCGACGAGGCCCGGGGCGCCCTCCGCATCAGCCGGCTGGAGACCCCGGCCGCCTGA